The following coding sequences are from one Saccopteryx bilineata isolate mSacBil1 chromosome 3, mSacBil1_pri_phased_curated, whole genome shotgun sequence window:
- the EPAS1 gene encoding endothelial PAS domain-containing protein 1, protein MTADKEKKRSSSERRKEKSRDAARCRRSKETEVFYELAHELPLPHSVSSHLDKASIMRLAISFLRTHKLLSSVCSENESEAEADQQIDNLYLKALEGFIAVVTQDGDMIFLSENISKFMGLTQVELTGHSIFDFTHPCDHEEIRENLSLKDGSGFGKKGKDVSTERDFFMRMKCTVTNRGRTVNLKSATWKVLHCTGQVKVYSNCAPHSSLCGYKEPLMSCLIIMCEPIQHPSHMDIPLDSKTFLSRHSMDMKFTYCDDRITELVGYHPEELLGRSAYEFYHALDSENMTKSHQNLCTKGQVVSGQYRMLAKHGGYVWLETQGTVIYNPRNLQPQCIMCVNYVLSEIEKNDVVFSMDQTESLFKPHLMAMNSIFDNSSEVAVSEKNHFLFTKLKEEPEELAQLAPTAGDAIISLDFGNQNFEESSAYGETILHPSQLWAEELRTHGAQSEVGSLPAFTMPQAAAPGDTSPSATSSSSCSTPSSPEDYYTTLSDDLKIEVIEKLFAMDTEAKDQCNTQTDFNDLDLETLAPYIPMDGEDFQLSPICPEESLLPENPPFTPQHCFSTMTNIFQPLEPVAPHDPFLLDKYQQQLQSKKIEPEHQPLSSIFFDGGSKVSLPSCCGQASTPLSSLGGRFDTQWPPDPPLHFRPTKCPMGEQRGEALGASPLGSPVTSPHLSMLQKRSAKGFRPQGPDAMSPAMVALSNKLKLKRQLEYEEQAFQDMSGGDPPGSHPSHLMWKRMKSLRGCTNCPPMPDRQLSANIPSEEFTQNSMRGPSQPLRHLPPPQPPSAMSPEGDAKSRFPLPCCAFQYQDYSLPSAQKATGTASRLLGPSFEPYLLPELTRYDCEVNVPVPGSSTLLQGRDLLRALDQAT, encoded by the exons GAGTAGCtcggagaggaggaaggagaagtccCGGGATGCAGCGCGCTGCAGGAGAAGCAAGGAGACGGAGGTCTTCTATGAGCTGGCCCACGAGCTGCCTCTGCCCCACAGCGTGAGCTCGCACCTGGACAAGGCCTCCATCATGCGACTGGCCATCAGCTTCCTGCGAACTCACAAGCTCCTGTCCTCAG TTTGCTCTGAAAATGAGTCTGAAGCTGAGGCTGACCAGCAGATAGACAACTTGTACCTGAAAGCTCTGGAGGGTTTCATTGCTGTGGTGACCCAAGATGGAGACATGATCTTTCTGTCGGAAAATATCAGCAAGTTCATGGGACTCACACAG GTGGAGCTAACAGGACACAGTATCTTTGACTTTACTCACCCCTGTGACCATGAGGAGATCCGTGAGAACCTGAGTCTCAAAGATG GCTCTGGTTTTGGGAAGAAAGGCAAAGACGTGTCCACAGAGCGGGACTTCTTCATGAGGATGAAGTGTACAGTCACCAACAGAGGTCGAACTGTCAACCTCAAGTCAGCCACCTGGAAG GTCCTGCACTGCACTGGCCAGGTGAAGGTCTACAGCAACTGCGCCCCTCACAGCAGCCTCTGCGGCTACAAGGAGCCCCTGATGTCCTGCCTCATCATCATGTGTGAGCCCATCCAGCACCCGTCCCACATGGACATTCCCCTGGACAGCAAGACCTTCCTGAGCCGCCACAGCATGGACATGAAGTTCACCTACTGCGATGACAG aatCACAGAACTGGTTGGTTACCACCCAGAGGAGCTGCTTGGCCGCTCAGCCTACGAGTTCTACCACGCACTGGACTCAGAGAACATGACCAAAAGCCACCAGAACC TGTGCACCAAGGGTCAGGTGGTGAGCGGCCAGTACCGGATGCTGGCCAAGCACGGGGGCTACGTGTGGCTGGAGACGCAGGGGACAGTCATCTACAACCCTCGCAACCTGCAGCCCCAGTGCATCATGTGTGTGAACTATGTCCTGAG TGAGATCGAGAAGAATGACGTGGTGTTCTCCATGGACCAGACTGAATCCCTGTTCAAGCCGCACCTGATGGCCATGAACAGCATTTTTGACAACAGTAGCGAGGTGGCTGTGTCTGAGAAGAATCACTTCCTGTTCACCAAGCTGAAGGAGGAGCCAGAGGAGCTGGCCCAGCTGGCCCCCACTGCGGGAGATGCCATCATTTCTCTGGATTTTG GAAACCAGAACTTCGAGGAGTCATCGGCCTACGGCGAGACCATCCTGCACCCCAGCCAGCTGTGGGCTGAGGAGCTGAGGACTCACGGTGCCCAGAGTGAGGTCGGAAGCCTGCCAGCCTTCACCATGCCCCAGGCAGCTGCCCCAGGGGACACCAGCCCCAgtgccaccagcagcagcagctgctccACG CCCAGCAGCCCAGAAGATTACTACACAACTCTGAGTGATGATCTGAAGATTGAAGTGATTGAGAAGCTCTTTGCCATGGATACGGAGGCGAAGGACCAGTGTAACACCCAG ACGGACTTCAATGACCTGGACTTGGAGACGCTGGCGCCCTACATCCCCATGGATGGGGAGGACTTCCAGCTGAGCCCCATCTGCCCGGAGGAGAGCCTGCTGCCGGAGAACCCTCCGTTCACCCCCCAGCACTGCTTCAGCACCATGACGAACATCTTCCAGCCGCTGGAGCCTGTGGCTCCCCACGACCCCTTCCTCCTGGACAAGTATCAGCAGCAGCTGCAAAGCAAGAAGATAGAGCCTGAGCACCAGCCCCTGTCCTCCATCTTTTTTGATGGCGGGAGCAAGGTGTCCCTGCCATCGTGCTGCGGCCAGGCCAGCACCCCCCTCTCTTCTTTGGGGGGCAGATTTGACACACAGTGGCCCCCTGATCCACCATTACATTTCAGGCCCACCAAGTGCCCCATGGGAGAGCAGCGTGGCGAGGCCTTGGGGGCATCACCACTGGGGTCCCCCGTCACCTCGCCCCATCTCTCCATGCTCCAGAAGCG GTCTGCAAAGGGCTTCAGGCCTCAGGGCCCGGACGCGATGAGCCCCGCCATGGTCGCCCTCTCCAACAAGCTGAAGCTGAAGCGACAGCTGGAGTATGAGGAGCAAGCCTTCCAGGACATGAGTGGG GGGGACCCACCAGGCAGCCACCCTTCCCATCTGATGTGGAAAAGGATGAAGAGTCTCAGGGGCTGCACGAACTGCCCTCCAATGCCCGACAGGCAGCTGAGCGCAAACATCCCCAGCG AGGAGTTCACTCAAAATTCCATGAGGGGACCGAGTCAGCCTCTCAGACACCtgccaccaccacagccaccaTCTGCCATGAGCCCCGAGGGGGATGCCAAGAGCAGGTTCCCCTTGCCATGCTGTGCATTTCAGTACCAGGACTACAGTCTGCCATCAGCTCAGAAGGCGACAG GTACGGCGAGCCGGCTGCTCGGGCCCTCCTTCGAGCCCTACCTGCTGCCCGAACTGACCAGATACGACTGTGAGGTGAACGTCCCTGTCCCAGGAAGCTCCACGCTCCTGCAAGGAAGGGACCTTCTCAGGGCCCTGGACCAAGCCACCTGA